The following coding sequences lie in one Helicoverpa armigera isolate CAAS_96S chromosome 8, ASM3070526v1, whole genome shotgun sequence genomic window:
- the LOC110383720 gene encoding UNC93-like protein — MTSEEKTPVDSLKPNETWRILKNVVIISLAFMVHFTAYSGAANLQSSINAEAGLGTASLAAVYAGLIFSNIFLPVVVIKWLGTKWAISLSFITYMPYIAAQLYPTFYTMIPAGLFVGLGGGPLWCAKCTYLSVVSEAHSKLSKISAEALLVRFLGLFFMIFQMNQVWGNLISSLVLSSGNNTAAVTSVNETMIPILCGANFLPSADAGEALPPQPAEKIQMIAGIYLACMAGAALIVALGVDSMKRYDLGRSGSGGGMSGLALLSVTLKLLVEPTQLLLVIINIFIGLQQAFFGADFTAAFVSCAVGTGSVGFVMMTYGLADAIGCVLTGYLAKLTGRIPLICGATVVHAALFCAVLWWRPHAGQGLVLYIIAVLWGLCDSVWIVQINAYYGILFPGREEAAFSNFRLWESVGYIIAYVVSPYLRTSAKTYLIFTMMIIGVTCYFIVEYQQYKIKRKDQNKKKDLYYITNTSKGCDNIAFQTVE, encoded by the exons ATGACGTCTGAAGAGAAGACACCGGTGGACAGTTTGAAGCCGAACGAGACTTGGAGAATACTGAAGAATGTGGTCATCATCAGCCTGGCGTTCATGGTGCACTTTACTGCATACAGT GGTGCTGCTAATCTTCAAAGTTCTATCAACGCGGAGGCAGGTTTGGGCACAGCATCGCTGGCTGCAGTGTATGCCGGTCTCATCTTCTCTAACATATTCTTGCCTGTTGTCGTTATCAA ATGGCTCGGCACGAAATGGGCGATATCCCTATCATTCATCACGTACATGCCGTACATAGCTGCCCAGCTGTACCCGACGTTCTACACCATGATACCCGCGGGGCTGTTCGTGGGGTTAGGAGGAGGGCCGCTGTGGTGCGCCAAGTGCACTTACTTGTCTGTG GTATCAGAGGCTCACAGCAAGTTATCGAAGATATCAGCTGAAGCTCTTCTGGTGAGGTTCCTCGGCTTGTTCTTCATGATCTTCCAGATGAACCAGGTTTGGGGCAACTTGATCTCTTCACTTG TGTTGTCATCAGGCAACAATACAGCCGCCGTAACGTCAGTGAATGAGACTATGATCCCCATTCTGTGCGGCGCGAACTTCTTGCCTAGCGCTGACGCAGGGGAAGCCTTGCCTCCGCAGCCAGCTGAGAAAATACAGATGATAGCAG GCATTTATCTCGCATGTATGGCTGGGGCGGCTCTTATAGTTGCCCTAGGAGTAGACTCCATGAAGAG aTACGACTTAGGCCGCTCAGGGTCTGGTGGAGGTATGTCAGGACTGGCCCTTCTGTCTGTGACCTTGAAGCTGCTGGTGGAACCCACACAACTACTCCTCGTTATCATCAACATCTTCATTGGATTGCAGCAGGCTTTCTTTGGAGCTGACTTTACTGCG GCGTTCGTGTCGTGCGCAGTGGGCACGGGCTCCGTGGGCTTCGTCATGATGACGTACGGCCTCGCCGACGCTATCGGCTGTGTGCTTACTGGGTATCTGGCTAAG CTGACAGGCCGTATCCCCCTAATATGTGGGGCTACAGTAGTCCACGCAGCGTTGTTCTGCGCAGTACTGTGGTGGCGGCCGCACGCGGGACAGGGCCTGGTGCTGTACATCATCGCCGTATTGTGGGGCCTGTGTGACTCCGTGTGGATCGTGCAGATCAATG CATACTACGGCATCCTATTCCCCGGCAGAGAAGAAGCGGCCTTCTCCAACTTCAGGCTCTGGGAGTCAGTTGGCTACATCATTGCTTACGTCGTGTCTCCCTACCTGAGGACCAGCGCCAAGACCTACCTCATTTTCACCATGATGATCATAGGAGTGACCTGCTACTTCATAGTGGAATACCAGCAGTATAAGATCAAGAGGAAAGACCAGAATAAGAAGAAGGATTTGTACTACATTACGAATACTAGTAAAGGTTGTGATAATATCGCTTTTCAGACTGTCGAATGA